A part of Miscanthus floridulus cultivar M001 chromosome 6, ASM1932011v1, whole genome shotgun sequence genomic DNA contains:
- the LOC136456407 gene encoding uncharacterized protein, which translates to MPGDRSPTAERRRGIRRLLLHPRGEASSSSPPPPPPAPLAPEEGRRKGFASAALRGLGCTSSSASQAYAPGAGAAAEAAVRSSADWHGGRRRRRGGKDRRKERGGGGGGGGGGGGGGGFVTGGIGADVWCAPGIPFAAEASSVDCVVARHQMVGRGGRGADGERSHRDRERPCLSRRASVQEQISSSFMDSPPPHLDGPFFGADLIPSGRLRRMRGYRHSPGGLEEEIMMFQTRVLLGGMNMYDRYQDWRLDVDNMTYEELLELGDKIGYVNTGLREDEITRNLRKVKHPSFSSFRFATEMERKCSICQEEFEANEEMGRLDCGHSYHVYCIKQWLSQKNTCPVCKTAVSKN; encoded by the exons ATGCCGGGGGACCGCTCGCCCACGGCGGAGCGCCGGCGGGGGATCCGGCGCCTCCTCCTGCACCCCCGCGGCGAGGCCTCCTCGTCCTCGCCTCCGCCCCCGCCACCAGCGCCGCTGGCGCCGGAGGAGGGGAGGCGGAAGGGGTTCGCCTCGGCGGCGCTGCGCGGCCTGGGCTGcacgtcgtcgtcggcgtcgcagGCCTACGCGCCCGGGGCCGGGGCGGCCGCGGAGGCGGCCGTGCGGTCGTCGGCGGACTGgcacggcgggcggcggcggcggaggggcgGCAAGGACAGGAGGAAGGAGCGGGGCGGCGGTGGGGGCGggggaggaggcggaggcggaggcggaggcttcGTCACCGGGGGGATCGGCGCCGACGTGTGGTGCGCGCCCGGGATACCCTTCGCCGCGGAGGCGTCCTCGGTGGACTGCGTGGTGGCGCGCCACCAGATGGTGGGGAGGGGCGGCCGCGGCGCCGACGGGGAGAGGTCCCACAGAGACAGAGAG CGGCCGTGCCTGTCCCGGAGGGCGTCCGTGCAGGAGCAGATATCCTCGTCCTTCATGGACTCGCCGCCGCCGCATCTCGACGGCCCCTTCTTCGGCGCCGATCTCATCCCCTCCGGCCGCCTCCGCCGGATGCGCGGGTACCGCCACTCCCCCGGAGGCCTCGAGGAAGAG ATAATGATGTTTCAGACAAGAGTGTTACTGGGAGGAATGAACATGTACGATCGCTACCAGGATTGGCGCCTTGACGTTGATAACATGACATACGAG GAGTTGCTCGAGCTTGGAGACAAAATTGGATACGTCAACACAGGGTTACGTGAGGACGAGATTACTCGCAACCTTAGGAAGGTCAAGCACCCATCCTTCAGTTCTTTCCGGTTCGCAACAGAAATGGAAAGGAAATGCAGTATTTGCCAA GAAGAATTTGAAGCAAATGAAGAGATGGGAAGGCTAGACTGTGGCCATAGCTACCATGTGTACTGCATCAAGCAGTGGCTCTCTCAGAAGAACACTTGCCCAGTTTGCAAGACTGCCGTTAGCAAGAATTGA